A portion of the Choristoneura fumiferana chromosome 6, NRCan_CFum_1, whole genome shotgun sequence genome contains these proteins:
- the LOC141428464 gene encoding hemolymph lipopolysaccharide-binding protein-like encodes MDSTPLSRIPVWWAPGEPDNANNGEDCLLMLPSGTLADVNCTRVYPYVCYRKKKKNMPALNACGTVDNDYNLDSRTNSCYKFHTTPLIWTRAFVACAREGGYLAIINSELEHQLIRDLYNKSYSSIISGNYNRGAIHLGYKSFEHLSLWMTIHGQTLKEAGFEEWSEGQPNHHDGDQDYVTLLKDDGLLDDTGPNNLLPFICEKDPSSLLAAEDFS; translated from the exons atggata GCACTCCATTATCTCGCATACCCGTGTGGTGGGCGCCCGGCGAGCCAGACAACGCAAACAACGGCGAGGACTGCCTGCTCATGCTGCCCAGCGGCACCCTCGCGGATGTCAACTGCACCCGCGTCTACCCCTACGTCTGCTACaggaagaagaaaaaaaacatgccCGCGTTGAATGCTTGCGGAACTGTTGATAATG ATTATAACCTTGATAGCAGAACTAACAGTTGCTACAAGTTCCACACAACCCCCCTAATCTGGACTCGTGCCTttgttgcgtgcgcgcgtgaAGGAGGCTATCTCGCGATCATCAACAGCGAGCTTGAGCATCAGCTCATCAGGGATTTGTACAACAAATCCTACTCTAGTATAATAAGTGGGAATTATAACAGAGGCGCCATCCACTTAGGATACAAAAGCTTTGAGCACCTGTCCTTGTGGATGACTATCCATG GTCAAACGCTAAAGGAAGCCGGTTTCGAGGAGTGGAGTGAAGGGCAGCCCAACCATCATGATGGGGACCAGGACTACGTGACACTATTAAAAGATGATGGGCTGCTGGATGACACCGGGCCTAATAACCTATTACCCTTCATCTGCGAAAAGGACCCATCTAGTTTGCTGGCAGCTGAAGACTTTTCGTAA
- the LOC141428469 gene encoding pulmonary surfactant-associated protein D-like yields the protein MLLFLSVLIFGLAEGTLFRFDYAYHQEAEGWLKLHRIPATWKDAYLNCYYEGAVLASPENESLRAALKSTITGQQSEQSLQSCGIFTGVHATFGKGAYFSVEGIPLSRMPVTWAPGEPDSADNSEDCLLMLPNGTLADVNCSDVYPYVCYRKKQINMPVLNVCGTVDNGYTFESSIGSCYKLHTDPLNWTRAFVACAHEGGHLAIINSKLELQLIQELYNKSYSSMVAGNIKETSLS from the exons atgttattatttttaagtgtatTGATATTCGGTTTAGCGG AGGGAACCCTGTTCCGATTTGACTACGCCTATCATCAGGAGGCAGAGGGCTGGCTAAAGCTGCACCGGATCCCAGCCACCTGGAAAGATGCTTACCTCAACTGCTATTACGAAG GTGCAGTTTTAGCTTCACCTGAAAATGAAAGCTTGCGAGCAGCTCTGAAGAGCACTATTACCGGCCAGCAGTCAGAACAGAGCCTGCAATCCTGCGGCATATTCACTGGCGTCCATGCCACATTTGGAAAAGGGGCCTATTTTTCCGTCGAAG GTATCCCTTTGTCTCGCATGCCCGTGACGTGGGCTCCTGGTGAGCCGGACAGTGCAGACAACAGCGAGGACTGTCTGCTCATGCTGCCCAACGGCACCCTCGCGGATGTCAACTGCTCCGACGTCTACCCCTACGTCTGCTAcagaaagaaacaaataaacatgCCCGTGCTGAATGTTTGTGGAACTGTTGATAATG GTTACACATTTGAGAGTAGTATCGGCAGTTGCTACAAGCTCCACACAGATCCGCTAAATTGGACTCGTGCGTTCGTTGCGTGTGCGCATGAAGGAGGCCATCTCGCGATCATCAACAGCAAGCTCGAACTTCAGCTCATCCAGGAATTGTACAACAAATCCTACTCTAGCATGGTAGCTGGAAATATCAAAGAAACATCGCTTTCTTAG
- the LOC141428817 gene encoding hemolymph lipopolysaccharide-binding protein-like produces the protein MTIHGQTLKEAGFDEWSKGQPDYSGGRQDCGALLKGGFLDDNFCYNILPFICEKLPSSLLGYEDY, from the exons ATGACTATTCATG GTCAAACGCTAAAGGAAGCCGGTTTCGACGAGTGGAGTAAAGGGCAGCCCGATTATTCGGGGGGGCGCCAGGACTGCGGGGCACTATTAAAGGGGGGTTTTCTTGATGACAACTTTTGTTACAACATATTACCCTTCATCTGCGAGAAGCTTCCGTCCAGCCTGCTGGGTTATGAAGACTATTAG
- the LOC141428500 gene encoding macrophage mannose receptor 1-like isoform X1, translated as MIFFLSVCALTFYSAEGTLFRFDYTYHQEAEGWFKLHRIPATWQNAYLNCYYEGAVLASPETENLRAALKSTVTGQQSGQSLQSCGIFTGIHATFGKGAYFSVEGTPLSRIPVAWAPGEPDNANNSEDCLLMLPNGTLADVNCSDVYPYVCYRKKQKNMPALNACGTVDNGYSFDSRTNSCYKFHTTPLIWTRAFVACAHEGGYLAIINSKLEHQLIKELYSKSYSSIISGNYNRGAIHLGYKSFEHLSLWMTIHGQTLKEAGFEKWSKGQPDTIMGARITEPY; from the exons ATGATATTTTTTCTAAGTGTGTGTGCATTGACATTCTATTCGGCGG AGGGAACCCTGTTCCGATTCGACTATACCTACCACCAGGAGGCAGAGGGGTGGTTCAAGTTGCATCGGATTCCAGCCACCTGGCAAAATGCCTACCTCAACTGCTATTACGAAG GTGCTGTTTTAGCTTCACCTGAAACTGAGAACTTGCGGGCGGCTCTGAAGAGCACCGTTACCGGGCAGCAGTCAGGACAGAGCCTTCAATCCTGCGGCATATTCACTGGCATCCATGCCACATTTGGAAAAGGGGCTTATTTTTCTGTCGAAG GCACCCCTTTGTCTCGCATACCCGTGGCGTGGGCGCCTGGTGAGCCTGACAACGCAAATAACAGCGAGGACTGTCTGCTCATGCTGCCCAACGGCACCCTCGCGGATGTCAACTGCTCCGACGTCTACCCCTACGTCTGCTACAggaagaaacaaaaaaacatgcCCGCACTGAATGCTTGCGGAACTGTTGATAATG GTTATAGCTTTGATAGCAGAACTAACAGTTGCTACAAGTTCCACACAACCCCCCTAATCTGGACTCGCGCTTTTGTTGCGTGCGCGCATGAAGGAGGCTATCTCGCGATCATCAACAGCAAGCTTGAGCATCAGCTCATCAAGGAGTTGTACAGCAAATCCTACTCTAGTATAATAAGTGGGAATTATAACAGAGGCGCCATCCACTTAGGATACAAAAGCTTTGAGCACCTGTCCTTGTGGATGACTATCCATG GTCAAACTCTAAAGGAAGCCGGTTTCGAGAAGTGGAGTAAAGGGCAGCCCGACACTATAATGGGCGCCaggattacggaaccctattaa
- the LOC141428814 gene encoding uncharacterized protein encodes MIKLPKTKRDPKKTEGLCTCRPVCKSRRREWKGEIQETSAELLLDRKPIPECFRRCPTKVFPNSLCPLQARSKRVIINERNAERKVRVVRVCQAPLDVDVDTPYLRFAAIAKKLGAWKVAERATCAFCVCGSCCPCDTREYAPRDAERAARRANMREFDARVRQDYQLMRIMYDP; translated from the exons ATGATTAAGTTGCCGAAGACAAAAAGGGACCCAAAGAAGACCGAAGGGCTTTGCAC ATGTCGCCCAGTTTGCAAGAGTAGAAGGCGAGAATGGAAAGGCGAGATTCAGGAGACCTCGGCGGAACTGCTTTTGGATAGAAAGCCGATTCCCGAATGTTTCCGAAGATGCCCAACG AAAGTGTTTCCGAACAGCCTGTGCCCCCTTCAGGCCAGGTCGAAGCGCGTCATCATCAACGAACGCAACGCCGAACGTAAGGTCAGAGTGGTGCGTGTGTGCCAAGCGCCGCTTGACGTTGATGTCGACACGCCATACTTGCGCTTTGCCGCCATTGCCAAGAAACTTG GTGCGTGGAAAGTAGCAGAGCGAGCGACGTGTGCTTTCTGCGTTTGCGGCTCGTGCTGCCCGTGCGACACGCGCGAATACGCCCCACGCGACGCCGAGcgagcggcgcggcgagcgaaCATGCGCGAGTTTGACGCGCGCGTGCGTCAGGACTACCAACTCATGCGCATCATGTATGACCCGTGA
- the LOC141428500 gene encoding macrophage mannose receptor 1-like isoform X2, translated as MIFFLSVCALTFYSAGAVLASPETENLRAALKSTVTGQQSGQSLQSCGIFTGIHATFGKGAYFSVEGTPLSRIPVAWAPGEPDNANNSEDCLLMLPNGTLADVNCSDVYPYVCYRKKQKNMPALNACGTVDNGYSFDSRTNSCYKFHTTPLIWTRAFVACAHEGGYLAIINSKLEHQLIKELYSKSYSSIISGNYNRGAIHLGYKSFEHLSLWMTIHGQTLKEAGFEKWSKGQPDTIMGARITEPY; from the exons ATGATATTTTTTCTAAGTGTGTGTGCATTGACATTCTATTCGGCGG GTGCTGTTTTAGCTTCACCTGAAACTGAGAACTTGCGGGCGGCTCTGAAGAGCACCGTTACCGGGCAGCAGTCAGGACAGAGCCTTCAATCCTGCGGCATATTCACTGGCATCCATGCCACATTTGGAAAAGGGGCTTATTTTTCTGTCGAAG GCACCCCTTTGTCTCGCATACCCGTGGCGTGGGCGCCTGGTGAGCCTGACAACGCAAATAACAGCGAGGACTGTCTGCTCATGCTGCCCAACGGCACCCTCGCGGATGTCAACTGCTCCGACGTCTACCCCTACGTCTGCTACAggaagaaacaaaaaaacatgcCCGCACTGAATGCTTGCGGAACTGTTGATAATG GTTATAGCTTTGATAGCAGAACTAACAGTTGCTACAAGTTCCACACAACCCCCCTAATCTGGACTCGCGCTTTTGTTGCGTGCGCGCATGAAGGAGGCTATCTCGCGATCATCAACAGCAAGCTTGAGCATCAGCTCATCAAGGAGTTGTACAGCAAATCCTACTCTAGTATAATAAGTGGGAATTATAACAGAGGCGCCATCCACTTAGGATACAAAAGCTTTGAGCACCTGTCCTTGTGGATGACTATCCATG GTCAAACTCTAAAGGAAGCCGGTTTCGAGAAGTGGAGTAAAGGGCAGCCCGACACTATAATGGGCGCCaggattacggaaccctattaa